One segment of Stenotrophomonas sp. SAU14A_NAIMI4_8 DNA contains the following:
- a CDS encoding VOC family protein has product MRLLHLTLPVSNVETVADYFRDVLQQRVVGHHVHIGWSTIDLQPAGAHATGGVHLAFNVPDNRFAEAMAWLRERTPLQRSPEGIDYFALESNWQSQSVYFTGPDGLILELIGRNRLPAGTHTGAFHGSELQCLSEVGLPSDDVDAVRAAASARFGLQPLSAPSAQFAPMGDDEGLLIVVAADRRWFPEQKDLPNAQGLVLQIGGVAGSGELHDDARGWRVHTV; this is encoded by the coding sequence ATGCGCCTGCTGCATCTCACCCTGCCGGTGTCGAACGTCGAAACCGTGGCGGACTATTTCCGCGATGTGCTGCAGCAGCGCGTGGTCGGCCACCATGTGCATATCGGCTGGAGCACGATCGACTTGCAACCGGCGGGTGCCCACGCGACGGGTGGCGTGCACCTGGCCTTCAACGTGCCCGACAACCGCTTCGCCGAAGCGATGGCGTGGCTGCGCGAACGTACGCCGCTGCAGCGCAGTCCCGAGGGCATCGACTACTTCGCGCTGGAAAGCAATTGGCAGTCGCAGTCGGTGTATTTCACCGGACCCGACGGGCTGATCCTGGAGCTGATCGGGCGCAATCGCCTGCCGGCTGGCACGCATACCGGCGCCTTCCACGGTAGTGAACTGCAGTGTCTGAGCGAAGTCGGCCTGCCCAGCGATGATGTGGATGCGGTACGCGCCGCCGCCAGTGCGCGTTTCGGCCTGCAACCGCTCAGTGCGCCGTCGGCGCAGTTCGCGCCGATGGGCGACGATGAGGGCCTGTTGATCGTGGTGGCCGCCGACCGCCGTTGGTTCCCCGAGCAGAAAGACCTGCCTAATGCACAGGGCCTGGTGCTGCAGATCGGTGGGGTGGCCGGCAGCGGCGAACTGCATGACGACGCGCGCGGATGGCGCGTGCACACCGTCTGA